The Streptomyces sp. V4I8 genome includes the window TCGGCGGTGAGCGCGGTCCACATGCGCTGGAAGTAGGGCAGGGGGCGCGGGATGAACCGGTCGCGCTCGGCCGTCTCGGCGTAGAGGTCGTAGAAGGCGGGCAGATCCTCGTGTCCGCCCCGCACGACCTTCACGCCGGCCTTCTCGGCCTTCTTGATGTTGCGCCGCCACTGCTGGTTGAGGCCGCGCTGGATGTCGTCCAGCGACCGTCCGGCGAACGGCACCTGACAGACGTAGCGCGGCTGCCCGGCGGCGAAGCCCTCCTCGCTGCCCGGCTCGGTCTGCCGCCAGCCGCTCCGCCGCAGCCGTTCGCCGACATCGAGGGCGCGCTGATCGCAGGACGTCGGCTCCGCGTCGCGCAGCCGGCGGGCGGCCGGGTCGGCGATGGCGTCCTTCACCGCCTCACTGCTCCAGCGGCGAACGACGACGGGCGGGCCCATCTTGACCGAGAAGGCGCCCTTGGCCTTGAGATACGCGAGCATCGGTGCGAGCCAGCGCTCGGCGAGGTCGGGCGCGTGCCAGTCGATCAGCGGCCCCTCCGGCAGATACGCCAGGTATTTCTTCAGCTTCGGCAGCGGGCGGTAGAGCACGAGCCCCGCCCCCGCCGGCCGCCCCTCCTCGTCGAACCAGCCCAGGCTCTCCGCCGTCCAGTCCGGCTTCACCTCGCCCCAGGAGGGGAGCTGTGTGTGACTGGCGGAGGGGCGGGCCGCGACGAAGGCGAGGTGCTGGTCGCGGGTGAGGGGCTGGATGCGCAGGGGCGGTCGGGTCACGGGCGGGACTCCTCGCGGATGGCTGGCCGGCCGGAGGCTGGTCGGCCGGGTCGGACCAGCCTACGAAGCCGCCCCCCGGGCGAAGTGGACCGAGATGTACTGGTCGTAGAGCCTCACTCCGGTGGCCGTGAAGTCGGCCCGGGTGACGATCGCGCAGCGCACGTTCCCATCGCACACGACCCCGTCGGCGATCTCGGGCCTGAGGTCGAGCGTCGGACGGAACGAGCCACCCTCCTCGTACGGGATCGTGAAGTACTTTACTGATCAATTACGTAGAACACGACTGATCAGCAGGCAATGCGAGACAGAACCCTTCACCTGTCGCCCACCGCATCGCCACCGCGACCGGCACTGCCCCGCGGCCCCTCCAGCCCGTCCGCCAGCCCCTCCAGCCCCTCCGCCAGCACCTCCGCCAGATGCCGCCCCCGCACCCCCGCCAGTTGCTCCAGCTGCGTCCGGCAGGAGAACCCGTCCGCCAGCACCACGGCCCCCTCCCCCGCCGCCCGTACCGCCGGCAGCACCTGCTCCTCCGCACACGCCACCGACACCTCGAAGTGCCCCTTCTCGAACCCGAAGTTG containing:
- a CDS encoding lipid II:glycine glycyltransferase FemX, with protein sequence MTRPPLRIQPLTRDQHLAFVAARPSASHTQLPSWGEVKPDWTAESLGWFDEEGRPAGAGLVLYRPLPKLKKYLAYLPEGPLIDWHAPDLAERWLAPMLAYLKAKGAFSVKMGPPVVVRRWSSEAVKDAIADPAARRLRDAEPTSCDQRALDVGERLRRSGWRQTEPGSEEGFAAGQPRYVCQVPFAGRSLDDIQRGLNQQWRRNIKKAEKAGVKVVRGGHEDLPAFYDLYAETAERDRFIPRPLPYFQRMWTALTAEHPDRMRLYLAQHDGDTLAAATMITVGDHVWYSYGASTSRKREVQPNNAMQWRMMADAHELGAAVYDFRGITDTLEESNHLLGLLRFKVGAGGEAVEYLGEWDFPLNRLLHKALDLYMARR